In the genome of Acidobacteriota bacterium, the window GCGCCTCGCGGCGCGCGCGGCTCTGTTCGTGGGTGCGGACACGGGGCCGACGCACCTCGCCGCAGCCGCCGGGACGCCGACCCTCGCCCTCTTCGGGCCGACGCCGCCCGAGCGCTACGGCCCGGTGGGCCCGCGCACCGCCGTCCTCCGGGAATCTCCCGCGGCCTACAATCGTTCCGGTGGACGATGGCCAGTCGAGGACGTCCGTGAAGCGGCACGCAGGCTCCTCGCGTAAGCGCGCCCGGGCCGGCGTCGTCCTCGCGGCCGGAGTCCTCGCCGCCGCGGCGTTCCTCGCGCCGTCCCGGCGCTCCGGGGCCGACCGGCCGCCCGTCGTCGTCGCGGCCCGCGAGTCGCTCCCGAAAGACCGCCTCTTCGCCGTGCCGTTCGGAGAGGGCGAGACCCTCGTCTACACGATCGCCTGGCTGAAGATCGAGGGCGGCGGGATGACGCTCAAGACCACGCGCGAGACGACGTCCGACGGCGTCCCGATGCACCGGATCACGCTCACGGCCACCTCGAACGACTACGTCTCGAAGTTCTACCCCGTGCGCGACCTCTACGAGACCTGGGTCGACGCGCGCGATTTCCAGCCCCTGCGTTTCGAGAAGCACGCGCGCGAGGGCCGGTACGAGTCCGACGAGGTCGAGGAGTTCGACCTCGGGAAGAAGATCGGGAGCTGGCGGGAGGACCGGACGCCGCTGCCGGACCGCATCCAGGACATCATCTCGTCGTTCTACTTCCTGAGGGCCCAGCCCCTCGCCGTCGGAGCGGACGTCCGGGTGGACATGTTCTCGCGCGGGAAGATCTACAAGCTCAAGGCCAACGTCCTCGAGAAGGAGAAGGTCGAGACGGAGGCGGGCGTGTTCGACGCGTTCAAGGTGCAGCCACAGCTGCGCGAGAACGAGACGGCCGAGGACCGCAACCGCGGCAAGCTCTTCCTCTGGTTCTCCGACGACGACCGCCGCCTCCCGGTCATGGCCAAGACGGTGATGCCCATCGGGTCGGTCACGGCGCGCCTGACGAAGGTGGTCGCGGGGACCCGCTAGGGTCGTCGCCGGAACCCGCTAGAATCCCCGCATGGCCGTGAAGCTGGGCGATCTCCTCGTCAAGGCGAAGCTCGTCACGCCCGAGCAGATCCAGGAAGCGCTCGTCGAAGTGCAGGCGTCGGGCATGAAGCTCGGCGAGGCTCTCGTCAAGCTCGGTTACGTCTCGGAAGACGACATCACGGAGACGCTTTCGGCGCAGTTCGGCGTCCCGTCGATCAACCTCTCGCACTTCGAGATCGACCCGAACGTCCTCAAGCTCGTGGCCCCGGAGGTCGCGCGCAAGTACAACATTCTCCCCGTCAACAAGACGGGCGCGACGATCACGATCGCGATGGCGGACCCGACGAACGTGTTCGCCATGGACGACATCAAGTTCATGACGGGCTACAACGTCGAGCCCGTCGTCGCCTCCGAGATCGCGCTGCAGCAGGCGATCGACCGCCACTACGGCGCGACGCACGCCCTCGAGCTGAAGAAGGTCATGGAGGAGATGTCGGTCGTCGACACGGCCGACACCTCGCTCGAAGTCGTCGAGGAGACCGAGCAGGAGACGATCGACCTCGAGAAGCTCGTGGACGAGGGCGAGGAAGCCCCCGTCATCCGGCTCGTGAACATCATCCTGACGGACGCCATCAAGCGCATGGCGTCGGACATCCACATCGAGCCCTACGAGCGCGAGTACCGCGTGCGGTACCGCATCGACGGCATCCTGTACGAGGTCATGAACCCGCCTCCGAAGCTCAAGGAGGCGATCGCATCGCGCATCAAGATCCTCGCGAAGCTCGACATCGCCGAGAAGCGCCTCCCGCAGGACGGGCGCATCAAGATCAAGATGAAGCTCGCCGGCAAGGTCAAGGAGCTGGACTACCGCGTCTCCGTGCTCCCGACGCTCTTCGGCGAGAAGATCGTCTGCCGCCTTCTCGACAAGGACAACCTCATGCTCGACATGACGAAGCTGGGGTTCGAGAAGGACTCCCTGCTTCGCTTCGAGAAGGCGATCCTGCGCCCGTGGGGCATGGTCCTCGTGACGGGTCCGACGGGTTCGGGCAAGACGAACACGCTCTACTCGGCGCTCTCGCGCATCAACACGCCCGAGACGAACATCATGACGGCCGAGGACCCGGTGGAGTTCAACCTCCCGGGCATCAACCAGGTGCAGATGAAGGACGCGATCGGCCTCAACTTCGCGGCCGCGCTGCGCTCCTTCCTCCGGCAGGACCCGAACATCATCCTCGTCGGCGAGATCCGCGACTTCGAGACGGCCGAGATCGCCGTCAAGGCGTCGCTCACGGGCCACCTCGTCCTCTCGACGCTGCACACGAACGACGCGCCCTCCACGATCAACCGCCTCATGAACATGGGCATCGAGCCCTACCTCGTCGCGACGTCCGTCGTCCTCATCGCGGCGCAGCGCCTCATCCGGCGCGTGTGCGCGAGCTGCAAGGCGCCCACCGAGGTCGCGCCGCAGGTCCTCGTCTCCCTCGGGTTCACGCCCGAGGACGCGAAGACCGTGCAGGTCATGAAGGGCAAGGGCTGCGAGAAGTGCAACAACACCGGCTACAAGGGCCGCGTCGCGCTCGTCGAGGTCCTCGAGATCACCGAGGAGGTTCGCGAGCTCATCCTCTCGGGCGCGTCCTCGATCGAGATCAAGAGGAAGGGCCTCGAGGAGGGAATGATCTCCCTCCGCCGCTCGGGCCTGCAGAAGATCAAGGACGGCCTGACGTCGATCGAGGAAGTCGTCCGGGAGACGGTCCTCTGGGTGGGGAAATTTCTTCGTCCCCCGCCGACCGAGAATCCCCTCCCCTCTTCTCTTTTCTGCTCTCCGTGATCAGGCGATGATGCAGATGCCTGCTAAAATCTGCATCGAGAGGCAGATCGTGCGGACGACGCTGAACATCGACGACGAGGCGCTCGAGGCGGCGCTCAAAGCCGACCCCGGGAAGACGAAGACGGCCGTCATCAACGACGCCCTGCGCGACTACGCGCGGCGGCGGGCGCTGCGCGGCCTTCGGAAGCTCGCCGGCAAGGTCGGCTGGTCCGGCGACCTCGACGCGCTCCGGAAGCGGAAGCCCCGGCCCTCGTGATCCGGTGAGGGTCCTCGTCGACACGTCCGCCTGGGCCGAGTTCCTGAACGGCACGGGCTCCCCCGAGGCCCGCGCCGTGGACCGCCTCCTCGCGGGCGAGGACGACGTCGTGACGTGCGGCCTCGTCGCCGCCGAGGTCTTCCAGGGAATTCGCCGCGACCGCGAGGAGCTCGAAGCGTTCTTCCGCAAAATGACGTTTCTCGAACCCGCCGGGATCGACACCTACCTGAAGGCCGCCGACCTCCACCGCACGCTGCGCCGCCGCGGCATCACGATCCGATCCACGATCGACTGTTTTCTCGCGGTCCTCGCCGCCGAGAACGGCTGCGAAATGCTCTTCCGGGACCGGGATCTCAAGCAGATCGTCGAAAGCGGCCTCCTCGACCTCCGCGCCCGGGCCTGACGAGACCCCGCCGCGACGTTTTCTCAGCCCTCTGGCGTATCATTTCGGGGTACTCGGGAGGGACAGCTCTATGGCGGTGACCCTGCACCAGCTCCTCAAGACGCTTGTCGAGAGGGGCGGGTCCGACCTCCACATCACGACGAACTCTCCCCCGATGATCCGGGTGGACGGGGATCTCATCCCACTCGACTACCCGCCGCTGACCGTTCCCGAGACGAAACAGCTCGCCTACTCGATCCTCACGGACGTCCAGAAGCACCGCTTCGAGGAGCAGCTCGAGCTCGACCTCTCGTTCGGCGTCAAGGGCCTCGCGCGCTTCCGCGGCAACTGCTTCCTGCAGCGCGGCGCCGTCTCGGCCGTCTTCCGCCAGATCCCCTACGAGATTCTCGGCTTCCGCGAGCTCGGCGTCCCGAACGTCGTCGAGACGCTCTGCAACAAGCCGCGCGGCCTCGTCCTCGTGACGGGCCCGACGGGCTCGGGAAAGTCCACGACGCTCGCGACGATGATCGACAAGATCAACCGCGAGCAGCCGCGGCACATCGTCACGATCGAGGACCCGATCGAGTTCCTCCACACGCACAAGCGCTGCATCGTCAACCAGCGCGAGCTGCACGCGGACACGCACTCGTTTCCGAACGCGCTCCGCGCCGTCCTCCGCGAGGACCCGGACGTCGTGCTCGTCGGCGAGATGCGCGACCTCGAGACGATCGAGTGCGCGCTCCGTATCGCCGAGACGGGCCACCTCACCCTCGCGACGCTCCACACGAACAGCGCCGTTCAGACGATGAACCGCGTCATCGACGTCTTCCCGGCGAGCCAGCAGCCGCAGGTGCGCGCGCAGCTGTCGTTCGTGCTCGAGGGCATCCTCTGCCAGACCCTTCTCCCCCGCGCCTCGGGCAAGGGCCGCTGCATGGCGATGGAGATTCTCGTCCCGACGCCCGCGATCCGGAACCTCATCCGCGAGGACAAGCTCCACCAGGTCTATTCGATGATGCAGACCGGACAGAACAAGTACGGGATGCAGACCTTCAACCAGTCGCTCGCGACGCTCGTCCACCGCCGCGTGATCTCCCAGGAGCTCGCGATGACGGTTTCCTCGCTCCCGGACGAGCTCACCGAGATGATCGCCCGCGGCGCCGGCGTCGTGACGTCGACGGCCGCCGGCGGGAACCCACCGCCCCCGCCGGCGAACGCCGCGCGGCGCGCCTGATTCCGGAGGAAAGCCATGGCTCAGTTCGTCTGGAAAGGCCGCACGCGCCAGGGCGCCACGACAGGTGGCGTCCTCGTCGCCGACTCGAAGGACCTCGCGATTGCGGACCTCCGCCGCCGCCAGATCGACGTCACGACCGTCAAGGAGAAGGGCAAGGAGCTCGCGGTCCCGAAGCTCGGGATGGGCAAGGTCAACGCGCGGCGCCTCGCGATCTTCACGCGCCAGTTCTCGGTCATGATCGACGCGGGCCTGCCGCTCGTGCAGTGCCTCGAGATCCTCGGAAACCAGCAGGACAGCCGGCTTTTCCAGAAGATCATCCTCGCGGT includes:
- a CDS encoding glycosyltransferase family 9 protein, producing RLAARAALFVGADTGPTHLAAAAGTPTLALFGPTPPERYGPVGPRTAVLRESPAAYNRSGGRWPVEDVREAARRLLA
- a CDS encoding DUF3108 domain-containing protein, producing the protein MKRHAGSSRKRARAGVVLAAGVLAAAAFLAPSRRSGADRPPVVVAARESLPKDRLFAVPFGEGETLVYTIAWLKIEGGGMTLKTTRETTSDGVPMHRITLTATSNDYVSKFYPVRDLYETWVDARDFQPLRFEKHAREGRYESDEVEEFDLGKKIGSWREDRTPLPDRIQDIISSFYFLRAQPLAVGADVRVDMFSRGKIYKLKANVLEKEKVETEAGVFDAFKVQPQLRENETAEDRNRGKLFLWFSDDDRRLPVMAKTVMPIGSVTARLTKVVAGTR
- the pilB gene encoding type IV-A pilus assembly ATPase PilB, whose protein sequence is MAVKLGDLLVKAKLVTPEQIQEALVEVQASGMKLGEALVKLGYVSEDDITETLSAQFGVPSINLSHFEIDPNVLKLVAPEVARKYNILPVNKTGATITIAMADPTNVFAMDDIKFMTGYNVEPVVASEIALQQAIDRHYGATHALELKKVMEEMSVVDTADTSLEVVEETEQETIDLEKLVDEGEEAPVIRLVNIILTDAIKRMASDIHIEPYEREYRVRYRIDGILYEVMNPPPKLKEAIASRIKILAKLDIAEKRLPQDGRIKIKMKLAGKVKELDYRVSVLPTLFGEKIVCRLLDKDNLMLDMTKLGFEKDSLLRFEKAILRPWGMVLVTGPTGSGKTNTLYSALSRINTPETNIMTAEDPVEFNLPGINQVQMKDAIGLNFAAALRSFLRQDPNIILVGEIRDFETAEIAVKASLTGHLVLSTLHTNDAPSTINRLMNMGIEPYLVATSVVLIAAQRLIRRVCASCKAPTEVAPQVLVSLGFTPEDAKTVQVMKGKGCEKCNNTGYKGRVALVEVLEITEEVRELILSGASSIEIKRKGLEEGMISLRRSGLQKIKDGLTSIEEVVRETVLWVGKFLRPPPTENPLPSSLFCSP
- a CDS encoding type II toxin-antitoxin system VapB family antitoxin, whose translation is MQMPAKICIERQIVRTTLNIDDEALEAALKADPGKTKTAVINDALRDYARRRALRGLRKLAGKVGWSGDLDALRKRKPRPS
- a CDS encoding PIN domain nuclease; the encoded protein is MRVLVDTSAWAEFLNGTGSPEARAVDRLLAGEDDVVTCGLVAAEVFQGIRRDREELEAFFRKMTFLEPAGIDTYLKAADLHRTLRRRGITIRSTIDCFLAVLAAENGCEMLFRDRDLKQIVESGLLDLRARA
- a CDS encoding type IV pilus twitching motility protein PilT, which produces MAVTLHQLLKTLVERGGSDLHITTNSPPMIRVDGDLIPLDYPPLTVPETKQLAYSILTDVQKHRFEEQLELDLSFGVKGLARFRGNCFLQRGAVSAVFRQIPYEILGFRELGVPNVVETLCNKPRGLVLVTGPTGSGKSTTLATMIDKINREQPRHIVTIEDPIEFLHTHKRCIVNQRELHADTHSFPNALRAVLREDPDVVLVGEMRDLETIECALRIAETGHLTLATLHTNSAVQTMNRVIDVFPASQQPQVRAQLSFVLEGILCQTLLPRASGKGRCMAMEILVPTPAIRNLIREDKLHQVYSMMQTGQNKYGMQTFNQSLATLVHRRVISQELAMTVSSLPDELTEMIARGAGVVTSTAAGGNPPPPPANAARRA